In one Pseudomonas sp. SCA2728.1_7 genomic region, the following are encoded:
- a CDS encoding MerR family transcriptional regulator: MLEPSHNDELPVIPGKRYFTIGEVSELCAVKPHVLRYWEQEFPQLNPVKRRGNRRYYQRQDVLMIRQIRALLYDQGFTIGGARLRLSGDEAKDDTTQYKQMIRQMIAELEDVLVVLKK; this comes from the coding sequence ATGCTGGAACCAAGTCATAACGACGAACTACCCGTCATCCCGGGCAAACGCTACTTCACCATCGGTGAAGTCAGCGAGCTGTGTGCCGTAAAGCCACACGTGCTGCGCTACTGGGAGCAGGAGTTTCCTCAGCTCAACCCCGTCAAACGCCGCGGAAACCGCCGGTATTATCAGCGCCAGGACGTGCTGATGATCCGGCAGATCCGCGCACTCCTTTACGATCAAGGTTTCACCATCGGCGGCGCACGCCTGCGTTTGTCCGGCGATGAAGCCAAAGACGACACGACCCAATACAAGCAGATGATTCGGCAGATGATTGCCGAACTGGAAGATGTGCTGGTGGTTCTCAAGAAATAA